Proteins encoded together in one Hymenobacter monticola window:
- a CDS encoding FecCD family ABC transporter permease, with amino-acid sequence MSARRPLLWLVTGLLLTLALLVLGLRVGSYSTSYGFILNTFRHYDPADPAQLVLVQLRLPRLLLALLAGASLAVSGYLLQTLVTNPLADPYLLGTASGASLGAIASYVLVPSLTVMGVYLPPVAALAGAFGATLLVVALGTRRGRIMPAPLLLAGVAVGALAAAVGSLLTFLASPEGSLRSVVFWAFGSFERAGWSVLPYPAAALAISLFVLGFLQKDLNLLLLGEERAAALGLPVARLRWLLVGLAAGLTGGVVTLCGPVGFVGLLVPHLTRGLLGTTGRLNLLFCAVLGGSFLLACDLLARLLYPPAGLPVGLVTALFGVPFFVYLLRKNN; translated from the coding sequence TCGCCCGCTGCTATGGCTGGTAACCGGCCTGCTGCTCACGCTGGCCTTGCTGGTGCTGGGCTTGCGCGTGGGCAGCTACAGCACGTCGTACGGCTTCATCCTGAACACCTTCCGGCACTACGACCCCGCCGACCCTGCCCAGCTGGTGCTGGTGCAACTGCGGCTGCCGCGCCTGCTGCTGGCGTTGCTGGCCGGCGCCAGCCTCGCCGTGAGCGGCTACCTGCTCCAAACTCTCGTCACCAACCCGCTGGCCGACCCTTATTTATTGGGCACGGCCTCGGGGGCCTCGCTGGGGGCCATTGCTTCCTACGTGCTGGTGCCCTCTCTCACGGTAATGGGCGTGTATTTGCCGCCGGTGGCGGCGCTGGCGGGCGCGTTTGGTGCCACGTTGCTGGTGGTGGCGCTGGGCACCCGGCGCGGGCGCATCATGCCGGCACCGCTGCTGCTGGCGGGCGTGGCGGTGGGAGCATTGGCGGCAGCTGTGGGCAGCCTGCTCACCTTCCTGGCCTCGCCCGAGGGCAGCCTGCGCAGCGTGGTGTTCTGGGCGTTTGGTAGTTTCGAGCGGGCCGGGTGGAGCGTGCTGCCGTATCCGGCGGCGGCGCTGGCCATCAGCTTGTTCGTGCTGGGCTTCCTGCAAAAAGATTTGAACCTGCTGCTGCTGGGCGAGGAGCGGGCCGCGGCGTTGGGCCTGCCCGTGGCGCGGCTGCGCTGGTTGCTGGTGGGGCTGGCGGCGGGCCTCACGGGGGGCGTGGTGACGCTGTGCGGGCCGGTGGGCTTCGTGGGGCTGCTGGTGCCGCACCTCACGCGCGGCCTGCTGGGCACCACGGGCCGGCTCAATCTGCTGTTTTGCGCGGTGCTGGGCGGCAGTTTTTTGCTGGCCTGCGACCTGCTGGCCCGGCTGCTCTACCCGCCGGCCGGGCTGCCGGTGGGCTTGGTCACGGCCCTGTTCGGGGTACCCTTCTTCGTATATTTGCTGCGGAAAAATAATTAA
- the lpxB gene encoding lipid-A-disaccharide synthase → MKYYLIAGERSGDFHAAHLMRELKLQDTAAQFRYWGGDLMEAEGGELVRHYKELAIMGFVEAATSVLKFRGYLKQCQQDILTFKPDVLILVDYAGFNLRMARFAKEHGIKVFYYISPKIWAWNQGRVEKVKAYVDKMFAILPFEREFYQKFGYEVDYTGNPTADAVAEFQPTPDFHERNRLDPNRPIIAVLPGSRKQEIEEMLHEMIAILPGFQEYQFVVAGVTNLDPNYYKHFHRNGIRFVFDQTFDLLSHAAAALVTSGTATLETALFGVPQIVCYRTSLLSYTIGKMVIKVPYISLVNLIAGREVVKELIQGEFNARNLLDELRTMLNDADYQARIQAGYAELREKLGQQQAAKKTAELMVQYLRSK, encoded by the coding sequence GTGAAGTATTATTTAATAGCCGGCGAACGGTCGGGCGATTTCCACGCCGCCCACCTCATGCGCGAACTCAAGCTGCAAGACACCGCCGCGCAGTTCCGCTACTGGGGCGGCGACCTGATGGAAGCCGAGGGCGGCGAACTGGTGCGCCACTACAAGGAGCTGGCCATCATGGGTTTTGTGGAGGCTGCTACCAGCGTGCTCAAGTTCCGCGGCTACCTCAAGCAGTGCCAGCAGGACATCCTCACCTTCAAGCCCGATGTGCTGATACTGGTGGACTACGCGGGTTTTAACCTGCGCATGGCCCGGTTTGCCAAGGAGCACGGCATCAAGGTGTTCTACTACATCTCGCCCAAAATCTGGGCCTGGAACCAGGGCCGCGTCGAGAAGGTGAAGGCCTACGTCGACAAGATGTTCGCCATCCTGCCTTTCGAGCGCGAGTTCTACCAGAAGTTCGGCTACGAGGTGGACTACACCGGCAACCCCACGGCTGACGCCGTGGCCGAGTTCCAGCCCACGCCTGATTTCCACGAGCGCAACCGCCTTGACCCCAACCGGCCCATCATTGCCGTGCTGCCGGGCTCGCGCAAGCAGGAAATTGAGGAGATGCTGCACGAGATGATTGCCATCCTGCCGGGCTTTCAGGAGTACCAGTTCGTGGTGGCCGGCGTCACCAACCTCGACCCGAACTACTACAAGCACTTCCACCGCAACGGCATCCGGTTCGTCTTCGACCAAACCTTCGACCTGCTCAGCCACGCCGCGGCCGCCCTGGTCACGAGCGGCACGGCCACCCTCGAAACCGCCCTGTTTGGCGTGCCCCAGATTGTGTGCTACCGCACCAGCCTGCTGAGCTATACCATCGGCAAAATGGTGATTAAGGTGCCCTACATCTCCCTGGTGAACCTGATTGCGGGCCGGGAAGTGGTGAAAGAGCTGATTCAGGGCGAATTCAACGCCCGTAACCTGCTCGACGAGCTGCGCACCATGCTGAACGACGCCGACTACCAGGCCCGCATCCAGGCCGGCTACGCCGAGCTGCGCGAAAAGCTCGGTCAGCAGCAGGCCGCCAAAAAAACCGCCGAGCTGATGGTGCAATACCTGCGCTCGAAGTAG
- a CDS encoding 6-pyruvoyl trahydropterin synthase family protein — protein MMYISRQEHFNAAHKLYNPKWSEERNREVFGPCANTNWHGHNYDLIVTVKGEPDPETGFVVDLKALSDLLRTHITEQVDHKNLNLDVPFMAGQMASTENLAIAFWQIIERELPAITPAKLHCVKLYETPRNFVEYYGG, from the coding sequence ATGATGTACATCAGCCGCCAGGAACATTTCAACGCCGCGCACAAGCTCTACAACCCCAAGTGGAGCGAGGAGCGCAACCGCGAAGTGTTCGGCCCCTGTGCCAACACCAACTGGCACGGCCACAACTACGACCTCATCGTGACGGTGAAGGGCGAACCCGACCCCGAAACCGGCTTCGTGGTCGACCTAAAGGCCCTGTCCGACCTGCTGCGCACGCACATCACCGAGCAGGTCGACCACAAAAACCTCAACCTCGACGTGCCCTTCATGGCCGGCCAGATGGCCAGCACCGAAAACCTGGCCATCGCCTTCTGGCAAATCATCGAGCGCGAGCTGCCGGCCATCACCCCCGCCAAGCTGCACTGCGTAAAACTCTACGAAACGCCGCGCAACTTCGTGGAATACTACGGCGGCTAG